The following are encoded in a window of Fusobacterium perfoetens genomic DNA:
- a CDS encoding energy transducer TonB, with protein sequence MMKYFIIAFILHGIFFFNMDRTKTLGMPDNLKKSKIPISYNTVSVHERIDGMKMKKESSEKVYTESAPKEIEKKKEKISEPEIKSKISQNKKNEVKKQKQNNKSDFQEKKDIKTKKDEKVKENNLAENGNFTLNSDGTYTAVSSKGINFEIIHQIDPSYPRQAEIARYNQIVKVEVKFLVNLEGDVEDIKILKSHNKFGFDKEVISALKKWKFKPIKYNGKGIKVYFNKEFVFTPK encoded by the coding sequence ATGATGAAATATTTTATAATAGCCTTTATTCTACATGGAATTTTTTTCTTTAATATGGATAGAACTAAAACATTGGGAATGCCAGATAATTTAAAAAAAAGTAAGATTCCTATTTCTTATAATACTGTAAGTGTTCATGAAAGAATAGATGGAATGAAAATGAAAAAGGAATCTTCTGAAAAAGTTTATACAGAATCTGCTCCAAAAGAAATAGAAAAGAAAAAAGAGAAAATTTCTGAGCCAGAAATTAAAAGTAAGATAAGTCAAAATAAGAAAAATGAAGTTAAAAAGCAAAAGCAAAATAATAAATCTGATTTTCAAGAGAAAAAAGATATAAAAACGAAAAAAGATGAAAAGGTTAAAGAAAATAATCTTGCAGAAAATGGAAATTTTACTCTTAATTCTGATGGAACTTATACAGCTGTATCATCAAAAGGTATAAATTTTGAAATTATACATCAAATAGATCCTTCTTATCCAAGACAAGCAGAAATTGCAAGATATAATCAAATTGTAAAAGTTGAAGTTAAATTTCTAGTGAATCTTGAAGGAGATGTAGAAGATATAAAAATTTTAAAATCTCATAATAAATTTGGATTTGATAAAGAGGTAATTTCTGCATTGAAAAAATGGAAATTTAAACCTATTAAATATAATGGTAAAGGAATAAAAGTTTATTTTAATAAGGAGTTTGTATTTACTCCAAAATAA
- a CDS encoding flavodoxin family protein: MLQKTLVTYSSLTGNTKKVAEKIYEIVDGEKAIISLNEINSVNYNEYDRIIIGFWVDKGTADKRTREFIKKLSGKKVAYFGTLGADPASDHGRTVRERVSALCNENNTLFGEFLCRGKIDPKLVEKMGKFPLKLIHPLTPERLQRIEDAKPHPNEKDFQEAQNYFMKILKLNLKK, translated from the coding sequence ATGTTACAAAAAACATTAGTTACTTATTCTTCTTTAACAGGAAATACAAAAAAGGTAGCAGAAAAAATTTATGAAATAGTAGACGGAGAAAAAGCAATAATTTCTCTGAATGAAATTAATAGTGTAAACTATAATGAATATGATAGAATAATCATTGGTTTTTGGGTTGATAAAGGAACTGCTGACAAGAGAACAAGAGAATTTATTAAAAAGTTATCAGGAAAAAAAGTTGCATATTTTGGAACTCTTGGGGCAGATCCAGCTTCAGATCACGGTAGAACCGTAAGAGAAAGAGTCTCAGCATTATGTAATGAAAATAATACTCTTTTTGGAGAATTTCTATGTAGAGGGAAAATAGATCCTAAACTTGTTGAAAAAATGGGAAAATTTCCTTTAAAACTAATTCATCCTTTAACTCCTGAAAGACTTCAAAGAATAGAAGATGCAAAGCCTCATCCAAATGAAAAAGATTTTCAGGAAGCACAAAATTATTTTATGAAGATTTTAAAACTAAATTTGAAAAAATAA
- a CDS encoding anaerobic sulfatase maturase, giving the protein MRNLNLLIKPASSTCNLRCRYCFYYDVADNREVKNYGIMNDRTLENMVKKVFEDVEYSANFAFQGGEPTAAGLEYFEKFHKLVEKYNTKNIIVNFSLQTNGTLLNKKWLELFKKYNYLIGLSLDGNKDIHDTFRIDSKGEGTFSKVLKATKMLKKADVDFNILCVVNKLTAQNGKLVYNFLRNNGFRYYQFIPCLDSLSYSEEKDYTLTASDYGKFLDETFNLWYEDIMSGKRISVRHFDNYIKILLGEEPEACDMVGHCNMNAVLESDGSMYPCDFYVLDEYKVGNINDSSFIELFKSDKEMAFLNSSLAVDKKCRVCRYFRICRGGCRRHKEIVEDGLLENRFCESYKYFFERNIEKMMQVAEYIIKIRKENFLKNK; this is encoded by the coding sequence ATGAGAAATTTAAATCTTTTAATAAAGCCAGCGTCAAGTACTTGTAATCTTCGTTGCAGATATTGTTTTTATTATGATGTAGCTGATAACAGAGAAGTAAAAAATTATGGAATTATGAATGATAGAACTTTAGAAAATATGGTCAAAAAAGTTTTTGAAGATGTAGAATATTCAGCAAATTTTGCTTTTCAAGGGGGAGAACCTACAGCAGCAGGATTGGAATACTTTGAAAAATTTCATAAATTAGTTGAGAAGTATAATACCAAAAATATTATTGTAAACTTTTCACTTCAGACAAATGGAACACTTCTTAATAAAAAGTGGCTGGAATTATTTAAAAAATATAATTATTTGATAGGTCTTTCTTTAGATGGAAATAAAGATATACATGACACATTCAGAATAGACAGCAAGGGAGAAGGAACTTTTTCAAAAGTATTAAAAGCTACTAAAATGCTTAAGAAAGCAGATGTAGATTTTAACATTTTATGTGTAGTAAATAAGCTTACTGCTCAAAATGGAAAACTTGTATATAATTTTTTAAGAAATAATGGATTCAGGTATTATCAATTTATACCATGTCTTGACAGTTTAAGCTACTCAGAAGAAAAAGACTATACTCTTACAGCTTCAGATTATGGAAAATTTTTAGATGAAACTTTTAATCTTTGGTATGAGGATATTATGTCAGGAAAAAGGATAAGTGTAAGACATTTTGATAACTATATAAAAATCCTTTTAGGTGAAGAACCAGAAGCTTGTGATATGGTTGGACACTGCAATATGAATGCTGTTCTTGAGTCTGATGGAAGTATGTATCCTTGTGATTTCTATGTTCTTGATGAATATAAGGTAGGAAATATAAATGACAGTAGTTTCATAGAACTATTTAAAAGTGATAAGGAAATGGCTTTCTTAAATTCATCACTTGCTGTGGATAAAAAATGCAGAGTGTGCAGATATTTCAGAATATGTCGTGGTGGATGTAGAAGACATAAAGAGATAGTAGAAGATGGATTACTTGAAAATAGATTTTGTGAAAGTTATAAATATTTTTTTGAAAGAAATATAGAAAAAATGATGCAGGTGGCAGAATATATTATAAAAATAAGAAAAGAAAATTTTTTAAAAAATAAGTAA
- a CDS encoding coproporphyrinogen-III oxidase family protein — translation MFKIRYKSHHDVKNVIEKMMKRKIVTPFTFNKVLKGKPESEEGGIYVHTPYCDKICSFCNMNRKQIDNDLDDYTEFLCKEFKKYGEKKYIKEKKITTIFFGGGTPTIYKAHQLEKILLSLKENFNISEDCEFTFETTLHNLTWEKLEIMEKYGVNRISIGIQTFSDRGRKLLNRTYDKEYIVSKIKDIRKKFKGLICIDIIYNYPDQTDEEIINDAETACELGVDSISFYSLMIQEGSQISKDREENKVVFKYNLVRDKELHDKFLEIALSRGYSVLEHTKITNGKDKYKYIRNVNSFSDLIAIGIGAGGRIENYEFFHLNKLISFYAYDNELKMRVKKLSGILQYKTVKLDEIKELSGNSYENILNLLKRFEKEGLIKLNDKMMEYTLDGVFWGNSITACITEQMINDNK, via the coding sequence ATGTTTAAAATAAGATATAAATCACACCATGATGTGAAAAATGTCATTGAAAAAATGATGAAAAGAAAAATTGTAACACCTTTTACTTTTAATAAAGTTTTAAAAGGAAAGCCAGAATCAGAAGAGGGAGGAATATATGTTCATACTCCTTACTGTGATAAAATTTGTTCTTTTTGCAATATGAACAGAAAACAGATAGATAATGATCTTGATGATTACACAGAGTTTTTATGTAAAGAATTTAAAAAATATGGAGAGAAAAAATATATAAAAGAAAAAAAGATAACAACTATATTTTTTGGTGGAGGAACACCAACTATATATAAAGCTCATCAGCTTGAAAAAATTCTTTTGTCTCTAAAAGAAAATTTTAATATTAGTGAAGATTGTGAATTTACTTTTGAAACAACTCTCCATAATCTTACATGGGAAAAATTAGAGATTATGGAAAAATATGGAGTTAATAGAATAAGCATAGGAATACAAACTTTTTCTGATAGAGGAAGAAAACTTTTGAACAGAACATATGATAAAGAATATATTGTATCTAAAATAAAAGATATAAGAAAAAAGTTCAAAGGTCTTATATGTATAGATATAATATATAATTATCCTGATCAGACAGATGAAGAAATTATAAATGATGCAGAAACAGCATGTGAACTTGGAGTAGACAGTATAAGTTTTTATTCACTTATGATTCAAGAAGGATCACAGATTTCAAAAGACAGAGAAGAGAATAAAGTTGTATTTAAATATAATCTTGTAAGAGATAAAGAGCTTCATGATAAATTTCTTGAAATAGCTCTTTCAAGAGGATATTCTGTTCTTGAGCATACAAAAATTACAAATGGAAAAGATAAATATAAATATATAAGAAATGTAAATTCTTTTTCAGATCTTATAGCTATAGGTATAGGAGCAGGAGGAAGAATAGAAAACTATGAATTTTTCCATTTGAATAAACTTATATCTTTTTATGCTTATGATAATGAACTAAAAATGAGAGTAAAAAAATTATCAGGAATTTTACAGTATAAGACTGTAAAACTAGATGAAATAAAAGAATTATCAGGTAATTCTTATGAAAATATTTTAAATTTACTTAAGAGATTTGAAAAAGAAGGGTTAATAAAGTTAAATGATAAAATGATGGAATATACATTAGATGGAGTATTTTGGGGAAATAGTATTACAGCATGTATTACAGAACAAATGATTAATGATAATAAATAA
- a CDS encoding aminopeptidase P family protein — MFTKDIYIERRKILKEKVKSGIILICGNDLSPMNCEDNTYPFMQDSTFLYYFGLNRENLFGLIDIDNNKEYIFGNELTMDEIIWMGPQITLKEQCKTVGITELKCLKELPEFISNAQKNKKTIHYIPQYRHSIMIKMADWLNISPNDINKYVSQDLCFAVADQRNIKSDEEIKEIEKAVNVTRKMHLTAMEYIKPGMMEYEIAALLENVAKSQNCGLSFPTICSINGQTLHNHYHGNKIKEGDLLLIDAGARLENGYCGDMTTTHPVSGKFSEKQRDIYNLLIAMFDKAEELIKPGITYMDVHLAVCKVLAEGMISRGILKGNADEIVREGVHALFMPHGLGHMMGLDVHDMENIGEPIVGYNGKEKSTQFGLSSLRLGRILEPGFVFTVEPGIYFIPELISKWKSENKFTEFINYDILESYLDFGGMRYEGDYLVTEDGNRRLGDSMPKYADEIEKVRAKAFSK; from the coding sequence ATGTTTACAAAAGATATATACATTGAAAGAAGAAAAATATTAAAAGAAAAAGTTAAAAGTGGAATTATTCTAATATGTGGAAATGATCTTTCTCCTATGAATTGTGAAGACAATACTTATCCTTTTATGCAAGATTCTACATTCCTTTATTACTTTGGCCTTAATAGAGAAAATCTTTTTGGTCTAATTGACATTGATAATAACAAAGAATATATTTTTGGAAACGAACTTACTATGGATGAAATTATATGGATGGGACCTCAAATCACTCTTAAGGAACAGTGTAAAACTGTTGGAATAACAGAACTAAAATGCTTAAAAGAGCTTCCTGAATTTATTTCAAATGCACAGAAAAATAAAAAAACAATACATTATATTCCTCAATATAGACATAGCATTATGATAAAAATGGCTGATTGGTTAAATATTTCTCCTAACGATATTAATAAATATGTTTCTCAAGATTTATGTTTTGCTGTTGCTGATCAAAGAAATATAAAATCTGATGAAGAAATAAAGGAAATTGAAAAAGCTGTAAATGTTACTAGAAAAATGCATCTTACTGCTATGGAATATATTAAACCAGGAATGATGGAATACGAAATAGCTGCTCTTCTTGAAAATGTAGCAAAAAGTCAAAATTGTGGTCTATCTTTTCCAACTATCTGCAGTATAAATGGACAAACACTTCACAATCATTATCATGGAAATAAAATAAAAGAAGGAGATCTTTTACTTATTGATGCTGGTGCAAGACTTGAAAATGGATATTGTGGAGATATGACAACAACTCATCCTGTTTCAGGAAAATTCTCTGAAAAACAAAGAGATATTTATAATCTTTTAATTGCCATGTTTGATAAGGCTGAAGAATTAATAAAACCAGGAATAACTTATATGGATGTACATCTTGCTGTCTGCAAAGTACTTGCTGAAGGAATGATTTCAAGAGGAATATTAAAAGGAAATGCCGATGAAATTGTTAGGGAAGGTGTTCATGCTCTTTTCATGCCTCATGGACTTGGACATATGATGGGACTTGATGTTCATGATATGGAAAATATAGGAGAGCCTATTGTTGGTTATAATGGAAAAGAAAAAAGCACACAATTTGGTTTAAGTTCTTTGAGATTAGGAAGAATTTTAGAACCTGGATTTGTTTTTACTGTTGAACCTGGAATATATTTTATTCCTGAACTTATTTCTAAATGGAAATCTGAAAATAAATTTACTGAATTTATTAACTATGATATTCTTGAAAGTTATCTTGACTTTGGTGGAATGAGATACGAAGGAGATTATCTTGTAACTGAAGATGGAAACAGAAGACTTGGAGATTCTATGCCTAAATACGCTGATGAAATTGAAAAAGTAAGAGCAAAAGCTTTCTCAAAATAA